In Spinacia oleracea cultivar Varoflay chromosome 5, BTI_SOV_V1, whole genome shotgun sequence, a single window of DNA contains:
- the LOC110783734 gene encoding tryptophan synthase alpha chain gives MAIAFKSTIFLQNKRFETQPFPASSSSIRLSARRTFTTMASLAVAAKPVVGLSETFKKLREQNKVALIPYITAGDPDLSTTAEALKVLDSCGSDIIELGVPYSDPLADGPVIQAAATRALAKGANYDSIISMLKNVIPELSCPIALFTYYNPILKRGVENFMSTIKDIGVHGLVVPDVPLEETEGLRKEALKYGIELVLLTTPTTPKDRMKAIVDASEGFVYLVSQVGVTGARADVGARVEELLAEIKEATTKPVAVGFGISKPEHIKQVAGWGADGVIVGSAFVKILGEASSPEEGLKELEKFTKTLKSALV, from the exons ATGGCTATTGCCTTCAAATCAACCATTTTTCTGCAAAACAAACGTTTCGAAACGCAACCCTTCCCTGCATCTTCATCCTCAATCAGACTTTCTGCAAGAAGAACTTTCACAACAATGGCTTCCCTTGCCGTCGCCGCCAAACCAGTCGTCGGACTTTCAGAGACATTCAAAAAATTGAGGGAGCAAAACAAA GTGGCGTTGATTCCTTACATCACAGCCGGTGATCCTGATTTGTCAACCACAGCAGAAGCTCTGAAAGTGCTTGACTCTTGTGGCTCAGATATAATAGAATTGGGTGTACCATACTCTGATCCTTTGGCAGATGGTCCTGTTATTCAG GCTGCTGCTACTCGTGCTTTGGCAAAGGGAGCCAATTATGATAGCATTATCTCCATGCTGAAGAAT GTCATACCAGAACTTTCTTGTCCAATTGCATTATTTACATACTACAACCCGATACTGAAGCGTGGCGTTGAGAACTTTATGTCCACCATTAAAGATATCGGTGTCCATG GGTTAGTGGTACCGGATGTTCCCTTGGAGGAGACAGAAGGCCTGAGAAAGGAAGCTCTTAAGTATGGAATTGAATTG GTATTGTTGACTACACCAACTACCCCCAAGGATCGAATGAAGGCAATTGTTGATGCTTCAGAAGGCTTTGTCTACCTT GTGAGCCAAGTTGGAGTTACAGGAGCTCGAGCAGATGTTGGTGCACGAGTTGAAGAACTACTAGCTGAAATAAAAGAG GCTACTACAAAGCCCGTGGCTGTCGGCTTTGGCATCTCAAAACCCGAGCACATAAAGCAG GTGGCCGGATGGGGAGCTGATGGTGTGATTGTTGGCAGCGCCTTTGTTAAAATCTTGGGCGAAGCGAGTTCGCCTGAAGAAGGGTTGAAAGAACTCGAGAAGTTTACCAAGACTTTAAAGTCTGCCCTTGTTTGA
- the LOC110783743 gene encoding uncharacterized protein has protein sequence MLGLSYAEIFVLLGATAAFIGPKDLPIISRTAGRLAGRAIGYVQLARGQFDNVMQQTQFRQVNKELQDTMAQLEAIRYEIRSISIMNPGPLTQRLMDNPEQDNTDTGATANTGPVNISEESTAARVHHVQHQQSQQQLHGFKTETSVFKEHGSVASGTSNLYSRATAYAKLAESPALKSGTVEGSVSVDTVDERPGLLSVLPVSAESAGLLPKRQGEVTGSDIVLEAVLEAEVARNAKEFFSQPQNEIKFE, from the exons ATGCTGGGATTGTCTTATGCAGAAATTTTCGTTCTTCTTGGAGCAACTGCTGCTTTCATCG GGCCTAAGGACCTTCCAATCATTTCACGAACTGCTGGTCGATTAGCTGGGCGAGCAATTGGTTATGTTCAATTGGCTCGTGGTCAATTCGATAATGTCATGCAACAAACTCAATTTCGTCAG GTAAATAAAGAATTGCAAGATACAATGGCTCAGCTAGAAGCAATTCGCTATGAAATTCGCAGCATATCCATCATGAACCCTGGTCCATTGACGCAGAGGCTGATGGATAATCCTGAACAAGATAATACTGACACag GGGCTACTGCCAATACTGGGCCTGTAAATATCAGTGAAGAGAGCACTGCAGCTAGGGTACATCATGTTCAACATCAACAAAGCCAACAACAGCTGCACGGCTTTAAGACGGAGACTAGCGTGTTCAAG GAGCACGGCTCAGTAGCTTCTGGAACATCCAACTTGTATAGCCGAGCAACTGCGTACGCTAAGTTGGCAGAATCCCCTGCTCTAAAATCCGGGACAGTGGAAGGTAGTGTTAGCGTGGACACAGTTGATGAGAGACCTGGCCTTCTGTCAGTCCTTCCTGTATCTGCTGAGAGTGCAGGTTTACTGCCAAAACGTCAAG GTGAAGTAACAGGTTCTGACATTGTTCTTGAAGCAGTATTAGAGGCAGAAGTTGCACGCAATGCCAAAGAATTTTTCTCCCAGCCACAAAATGAGATCAAATTTGAATGA
- the LOC110783755 gene encoding transcription factor UNE12 has product MANNPDTPNQDFLEQLLEMQTYAAAAAAAAAAAGDPNLAGTDVNLGPGAPMMLQLSSGPGGFHGPPVFPLGLSLDQGGKPGGGFMKHDEGSSSANKRFRDDPQHHLLDASANSLHKNVYHGQPMSNPVPVAPHQPAVRPRVRARRGQATDPHSIAERLRRERIAERIRALQDLVPSVNKTDRAAMLDEIVDYVKFLRLQVKVLSMSRLGGAGAVVPLVTDMPISSVEEEGGEGGRGQPVWEKWSNDGTERQVAKLMEENVGAAMQFLQSKALCIMPISLASAIYHTQPPDSGSLVKPESNPPS; this is encoded by the exons ATGGCGAACAACCCAGATACCCCTAACCAGGATTTCCTTGAACAGCTTCTCGAGATGCAAACTTACGCCGCCGCTGCTGCCGCCGCCGCGGCGGCGGCGGGAGACCCTAATTTGGCGGGAACTGATGTCAATTTGGGTCCCGGAGCTCCGATGATGCTCCAGTTAAGCTCCGGCCCAGGTGGGTTTCATGGCCCGCCCGTATTTCCGTTGGGATTGAGCTTGGACCAGGGTGGTAAGCCCGGTGGTGGGTTTATGAAACATGATGAGGGTTCCAGTAGTGCTAATAAGCGTTTTCGTGATGACCCTCAACATCATCTTCTTGATGCTTCTGCTAATTCGCTTCATAAGAAT GTATACCATGGCCAGCCAATGTCGAATCCGGTTCCTGTGGCACCGCATCAACCGGCTGTTCGTCCGAGAGTACGAGCTAGGCGAGGGCAGGCTACTGATCCACACAGTATTGCTGAGAGG TTGCGTAGAGAGAGAATTGCTGAAAGAATCAGGGCACTGCAAGATCTTGTTCCTAGTGTCAACAAG ACAGATAGAGCTGCAATGCTTGATGAAATCGTGGATTATGTGAAGTTTTTGAGGTTGCAAGTCAAG GTTTTGAGCATGAGTAGATTGGGTGGAGCTGGTGCGGTGGTGCCACTCGTTACAGACATGCCTATATCATCTGTTGAG GAAGAAGGTGGGGAAGGTGGACGAGGTCAACCAGTGTGGGAAAAATGGTCGAATGACGGAACCGAAAGACAAGTTGCGAAGCTCATGGAAGAGAATGTTGGGGCCGCAATGCAATTCCTGCAGTCCAAGGCACTTTGCATCATGCCCATCTCACTCGCATCTGCAATCTATCACACTCAGCCGCCAGATTCCGGGTCACTTGTGAAGCCCGAGTCAAACCCACCTTCTTAA